A window from Pseudomonas alloputida encodes these proteins:
- a CDS encoding PAS domain-containing hybrid sensor histidine kinase/response regulator, translating into MARPSDEQQRALAGLLGLGDHSARKSHYPELSARLDELEAERNRYKWLFENAVHGIFQASLQDGMRAANPALARMLGYDDPQAVLFSLTDLAANLFDGGAEELQAITAVLAREHSLHGYETRLRRKDGSHLDVLMNLLLKPGHEGLVEGFVADITERKLAQQRLQQLNDELEQRVAARTDELLEARDAAEAANRSKDKYLAAASHDLLQPLNAARLLISTLRERPLPEAEHVLVERTHQALEGAEDLLTDLLDISRLDQAAVKPDVAVYRLDELFAPLVSEFSPVAEAAGLKLHARIADYAISTDLRLLTRILRNFLSNACRYTEEGRILLGARRRGGHLRLEVWDTGRGIAQDRLQDIFLEFNQLDVGRAADRKGVGLGLAIVERIAKILGYRIEVRSWLGRGSVFSIEVPLGKEVPLAVHQAVPLPSVGDPLPGRRLLVLDNEVSILESMGALLGQWGCEVVTATDREGALLALQGRAPELILADYHLDHGVVGCEVVRYLREHFATAIPAVIITADRSDQCRRGLQKLGAPLLNKPVKPGKLRAVLSQLLLVH; encoded by the coding sequence ATGGCGAGGCCCTCTGACGAGCAGCAGCGGGCGTTGGCCGGGCTGCTGGGGCTGGGTGACCACTCGGCGCGTAAAAGCCATTACCCGGAGCTGTCCGCCCGCCTGGACGAACTGGAAGCCGAACGCAACCGTTACAAATGGCTGTTCGAAAACGCCGTGCACGGTATTTTCCAGGCCAGCCTTCAGGACGGCATGCGTGCCGCCAACCCGGCGCTGGCGCGCATGCTCGGCTATGACGACCCGCAAGCGGTGCTGTTTTCCCTGACTGACCTGGCCGCCAACCTGTTTGATGGCGGTGCCGAGGAGTTGCAGGCCATTACCGCGGTGCTCGCCCGTGAGCACAGCCTGCACGGCTACGAAACCCGTCTGCGGCGCAAGGACGGCAGCCATCTCGATGTGCTGATGAACCTGCTGCTCAAACCCGGCCATGAAGGGCTGGTGGAGGGGTTTGTCGCCGACATTACCGAACGCAAGCTGGCCCAGCAGCGCCTGCAACAACTCAATGACGAACTGGAGCAACGGGTTGCTGCGCGTACCGATGAATTGCTGGAGGCGCGTGATGCCGCCGAAGCCGCCAACCGCAGCAAGGACAAATACCTCGCCGCCGCCAGCCATGACCTGCTGCAACCGTTGAACGCTGCCCGCTTGCTGATTTCGACCTTGCGCGAGCGGCCATTGCCAGAGGCCGAGCATGTGCTGGTGGAGCGTACCCACCAGGCCCTGGAGGGCGCGGAAGACCTGCTGACCGACTTGCTGGACATTTCCCGGCTCGACCAGGCGGCGGTAAAGCCGGATGTGGCCGTGTACCGCCTGGACGAGCTGTTCGCGCCGCTGGTCTCGGAGTTCAGCCCGGTGGCCGAGGCGGCGGGCCTGAAGCTGCATGCACGCATAGCCGACTACGCCATCAGCACTGACCTGCGGTTGCTCACACGCATCCTGCGCAACTTCCTCAGCAACGCTTGCCGGTATACCGAGGAGGGGCGGATCCTGCTCGGGGCAAGGCGCCGCGGCGGCCATTTGCGGCTGGAGGTGTGGGATACCGGACGGGGCATTGCGCAGGACCGGCTGCAGGACATATTCCTCGAGTTCAACCAGCTGGATGTGGGGCGTGCAGCGGATCGCAAGGGCGTTGGCCTCGGGCTGGCCATCGTCGAGCGGATCGCCAAGATACTCGGTTACCGGATCGAAGTGCGGTCGTGGCTGGGGCGTGGCTCGGTGTTCAGCATCGAGGTACCTCTTGGCAAAGAAGTGCCGCTGGCTGTTCACCAGGCTGTGCCGCTGCCCAGCGTCGGTGATCCGCTGCCGGGCCGCCGCCTGCTGGTACTGGACAACGAAGTGAGCATACTCGAGAGCATGGGCGCGCTGTTGGGGCAGTGGGGGTGCGAAGTGGTCACGGCTACCGACCGGGAGGGCGCCTTGCTGGCGTTGCAGGGGCGAGCCCCGGAACTGATTCTGGCCGACTACCACCTGGACCATGGCGTAGTGGGGTGCGAGGTGGTGAGGTACCTGCGTGAGCATTTTGCGACTGCCATACCGGCAGTGATCATTACCGCAGACCGCAGCGATCAGTGCCGGCGGGGCTTGCAGAAGCTAGGGGCGCCGCTACTGAACAAACCTGTGAAACCCGGGAAACTGCGGGCGGTATTGAGCCAGTTGCTCCTGGTGCATTGA
- a CDS encoding transglutaminase family protein, with translation MKLSIRHDTTYSYASDVCNSIQFLRLTPRSSERQRINQWQLDLPCKVKGQIDPYGNILHVLTLDKPHGHLALTAHGQVEIDPDCEHETESQSPLPFLRGSHLTQADDTLTAFAARQCGSHRDRAALIGLMQGLAEHMPYSPGATSVGTTAIEAFNGGAGVCQDHTHAFLACARSLGVPARYVSGYLCTEDEQHLASHAWAEAWVDDAWYSFDITNRLTRPERHLKLAVGLDYLDACPVRGVRRGGGAESMQASVHVHRQ, from the coding sequence ATGAAACTGTCCATTCGCCACGACACGACCTATAGCTACGCCAGCGACGTGTGCAACAGTATCCAGTTCCTGCGCCTGACGCCGCGCAGCAGCGAACGCCAGCGTATCAATCAATGGCAACTGGACCTGCCCTGCAAGGTCAAGGGCCAGATCGACCCTTACGGCAACATCCTGCATGTGCTGACACTGGACAAACCCCATGGCCACCTGGCGCTTACCGCACACGGCCAGGTCGAGATCGACCCGGATTGCGAACACGAAACCGAGAGCCAGTCGCCCCTGCCGTTCCTGCGCGGCAGCCACCTGACGCAGGCCGACGACACCCTGACTGCTTTCGCCGCCCGGCAATGTGGCAGTCACCGCGACCGGGCAGCACTGATCGGGCTGATGCAAGGCCTGGCCGAGCACATGCCCTACAGCCCTGGGGCCACGTCAGTGGGCACCACGGCCATCGAAGCCTTCAACGGTGGCGCAGGTGTGTGTCAGGACCACACGCACGCGTTCCTGGCCTGCGCACGCAGCCTGGGGGTACCGGCACGCTATGTGTCCGGCTACCTGTGCACCGAGGACGAACAACACCTGGCCAGCCACGCCTGGGCCGAAGCCTGGGTCGACGATGCCTGGTACAGCTTCGACATTACCAACCGCCTGACCCGGCCAGAGCGTCACCTGAAGCTGGCGGTGGGCCTGGACTACCTTGATGCCTGCCCGGTCAGGGGCGTACGCCGCGGCGGCGGCGCCGAATCGATGCAGGCCAGCGTTCACGTGCATCGCCAGTGA
- the pqqD gene encoding pyrroloquinoline quinone biosynthesis peptide chaperone PqqD has protein sequence MNLIDRQQALALGRGLRLDWEPRKACHVLLYAGGIIELNASAGWVLELLDGHSTVATVIDRLAQRFPNVPGLEEDVLAFLEVARAKSWIE, from the coding sequence GTGAACCTGATTGATCGCCAGCAGGCCCTTGCCTTGGGGCGAGGCTTGCGCCTGGACTGGGAGCCACGGAAGGCTTGCCACGTGCTGTTGTACGCCGGGGGCATCATCGAGCTCAATGCCAGTGCCGGCTGGGTCCTCGAGCTGCTGGACGGCCACAGTACCGTGGCAACGGTCATCGACCGCCTGGCACAACGCTTCCCCAATGTACCGGGGCTCGAAGAGGACGTACTGGCGTTTCTGGAGGTGGCCCGCGCCAAATCCTGGATAGAATGA
- the pqqA gene encoding pyrroloquinoline quinone precursor peptide PqqA: protein MWTKPAYTDLRIGFEVTMYFANR from the coding sequence ATGTGGACTAAACCCGCCTATACCGACCTGCGCATTGGCTTCGAAGTGACGATGTATTTCGCCAACCGTTGA
- a CDS encoding alpha-E domain-containing protein, producing the protein MLSRTASDLYWMSRYLERAENLARMLEVSYSLSLMPQAGRSDGHAELAMSLMASGMLDDYLRRHKELDTERMLHFFALDATNPSSIYCCLQAARTNAHAVRGRITADMWENINATWIEMRNIASNGLGRYGISQFCDWVKERSHLFRGATSGTIMRNDAYSFIRLGTFLERADNTLRLLDSRYEMFGEASEEVSDDSARGYYQWSALLRALTSYEAFNELYRAAPSARPVSELLLLRVDVPRSLHACIEELDLILAGLPGSTGRAAQRMAAELNARLRYTAIDEILDAGLHPWLSDFIGRINQLGQAVHHSYLEVV; encoded by the coding sequence ATGCTTTCGCGAACCGCTTCCGACCTGTACTGGATGTCCCGCTACCTGGAGCGTGCAGAAAACCTTGCACGCATGCTCGAGGTCAGCTACTCGCTATCGCTGATGCCCCAGGCCGGGCGCAGCGACGGCCATGCCGAACTGGCAATGTCGCTGATGGCCTCGGGCATGCTGGATGACTACCTGCGTCGCCACAAGGAACTCGACACCGAGCGCATGCTGCACTTCTTCGCCCTCGACGCCACCAACCCCAGCAGCATCTACTGCTGCCTGCAGGCCGCCAGGACCAATGCCCATGCAGTGCGCGGCCGTATCACCGCCGACATGTGGGAGAACATCAACGCCACCTGGATCGAAATGCGCAACATCGCCAGCAATGGCCTGGGTCGCTATGGCATCAGCCAGTTCTGCGACTGGGTCAAGGAACGATCACACCTGTTCCGCGGTGCGACCTCCGGCACCATCATGCGCAACGATGCCTACAGCTTCATTCGCCTGGGGACCTTCCTGGAGCGGGCAGACAATACCCTGCGCCTGCTCGATTCACGCTATGAAATGTTCGGCGAGGCCTCCGAAGAGGTCAGCGACGACTCCGCCCGCGGTTATTACCAATGGAGCGCCCTGCTGCGCGCGCTGACCTCGTACGAAGCCTTCAACGAGCTCTATCGCGCCGCACCCAGCGCCCGGCCGGTGTCCGAGTTGCTGCTGTTGCGGGTGGACGTGCCGCGCTCGCTGCATGCCTGCATCGAGGAACTGGACCTGATCCTGGCAGGCCTGCCGGGCAGTACCGGGCGTGCCGCCCAGCGCATGGCCGCCGAACTGAACGCGCGCCTGCGCTACACCGCAATCGACGAAATCCTCGATGCAGGGTTGCATCCCTGGCTAAGCGACTTCATCGGCCGCATCAACCAACTGGGCCAGGCCGTCCATCACTCCTACCTGGAGGTTGTATGA
- the ercA gene encoding alcohol dehydrogenase-like regulatory protein ErcA, whose product MSQSFSPLRKFVSPEIIFGAGCRHNVANYAKTFGARKVLVVSDPGVIAAGWVADVEASLQAQGIDYCLYTAVSPNPRVEEVMLGAEIYRQNHCDVIVAVGGGSPMDCGKAIGIVVAHGRSILEFEGVDMIRVPSPPLILIPTTAGTSADVSQFVIISNQQERMKFSIVSKAVVPDVSLIDPQTTLSMDPFLSACTGIDALVHAIEAFVSTGHGPLTDPHALEAMRLINGNLVEMIANPTDIALREKIMLGSMQAGLAFSNAILGAVHAMSHSLGGFLDLPHGLCNAVLVEHVVAFNYSSAPERFKVIAEVFGIDCRGLNHRQICGRLVEHLIALKRAIGFHETLGLHGVRTSDIPFLSQHAMDDPCILTNPRASSQRDVEVVYGEAL is encoded by the coding sequence ATGAGCCAGAGTTTCAGCCCCCTTCGCAAGTTCGTATCGCCTGAAATCATCTTTGGTGCCGGCTGCCGGCACAATGTGGCCAATTACGCCAAAACCTTCGGTGCGCGCAAGGTACTGGTGGTCAGCGACCCTGGCGTGATCGCCGCCGGCTGGGTGGCGGATGTGGAGGCCAGCCTGCAGGCCCAGGGTATCGACTACTGCCTGTACACAGCGGTGTCACCCAACCCGCGGGTCGAGGAGGTGATGCTCGGCGCCGAGATCTATCGGCAGAACCACTGTGACGTGATCGTCGCCGTCGGTGGCGGCAGCCCGATGGATTGCGGCAAGGCCATCGGTATCGTGGTGGCCCATGGGCGCAGCATCCTCGAATTCGAAGGCGTGGACATGATCCGCGTGCCCAGCCCGCCGCTGATCCTGATCCCGACCACCGCCGGCACCTCGGCGGACGTGTCGCAGTTCGTGATCATTTCCAACCAGCAGGAACGCATGAAGTTCTCCATCGTCAGCAAGGCGGTGGTGCCGGACGTGTCGCTGATCGACCCGCAGACCACCCTGAGCATGGACCCGTTCCTGTCGGCCTGCACCGGCATCGATGCGTTGGTGCATGCCATCGAGGCCTTCGTGTCTACCGGCCACGGGCCGCTGACCGACCCCCATGCGCTGGAAGCCATGCGCCTGATCAATGGCAACCTGGTGGAGATGATCGCCAACCCTACTGATATTGCGCTGCGCGAGAAGATCATGCTCGGCAGCATGCAGGCGGGGCTGGCGTTCTCCAATGCGATCCTGGGCGCAGTGCACGCCATGTCGCACAGCCTGGGCGGCTTCCTCGACTTGCCCCATGGCTTGTGCAACGCGGTGCTGGTGGAGCACGTGGTGGCGTTCAACTACAGCTCGGCGCCGGAGCGTTTCAAGGTGATCGCCGAGGTGTTTGGTATCGACTGCCGCGGTCTCAATCACCGGCAGATCTGCGGGCGGCTGGTGGAGCACCTGATTGCCCTGAAGCGTGCCATCGGCTTCCATGAAACCCTGGGCCTGCACGGGGTGCGCACGTCTGATATCCCGTTCCTGTCGCAACACGCGATGGACGACCCGTGCATCCTCACCAACCCCCGTGCGTCCAGCCAGCGTGATGTCGAGGTGGTCTATGGCGAGGCCCTCTGA
- a CDS encoding proteasome-type protease: MTYCVAMHLEDGLVFISDSRTNAGIDQISTFTKLFVFSVPGERLIVLQTAGNLATSQSVVNLLQQHTQGNGPHLLNVATLYDATVLVADTLREVVKRDRSKLTADIDLSSSFIVGGQIAGGPMAIYNVYAQGNFFQATPDTPFLQLGESKYGRPILDRNLDYRTPLDEALRCGLISFDSTIRSNLSVGMPLDLLVYRNNSLESMTRKRITSDDAYYQQIRRQWSDGLKTLLAELPAPPYG; this comes from the coding sequence ATGACTTACTGTGTCGCCATGCACCTGGAGGACGGGCTTGTCTTCATCAGCGACTCACGCACTAATGCCGGCATCGACCAGATCTCCACGTTCACCAAGTTGTTCGTCTTCAGCGTCCCGGGCGAGCGGCTGATCGTGCTGCAGACCGCCGGCAATCTGGCGACCTCGCAGTCGGTGGTAAACCTGCTGCAGCAACACACCCAGGGCAACGGCCCCCACCTGCTGAACGTTGCCACGCTCTACGATGCAACGGTGCTGGTCGCCGACACCCTGCGCGAGGTGGTCAAAAGAGACCGCAGCAAGCTCACGGCCGATATCGACCTTAGCAGTTCATTCATTGTCGGCGGCCAGATAGCCGGCGGCCCCATGGCCATCTACAACGTGTATGCACAAGGCAATTTCTTCCAGGCCACACCGGACACCCCGTTTCTGCAGCTGGGTGAAAGCAAGTACGGCAGGCCAATACTCGACCGCAACCTGGATTACCGCACGCCGCTTGATGAAGCGCTGCGCTGCGGCCTGATTTCGTTCGACTCCACCATCCGCAGCAACCTGTCGGTGGGCATGCCGCTGGACTTGCTGGTGTACCGCAATAACAGCCTGGAAAGCATGACGCGCAAGCGCATTACCAGCGACGATGCCTATTATCAACAGATTCGCAGGCAGTGGAGCGACGGTTTGAAAACCCTGCTGGCCGAACTGCCAGCGCCGCCTTATGGCTGA